A window from Gemmatimonadales bacterium encodes these proteins:
- a CDS encoding ABC transporter ATP-binding protein, with protein MIRLSNVDRFFQAGPTRTYVLRRIDLEIREGEFVTIMGPSGAGKSTLLSMLGMLDSAWTGEYHFLGEAVHQLPPKKRIELNKRYIGFVFQKYHLIDDLTVYENLEIPLSYRDIRPKERAAIVAESLDRFQMVGKKDLYPSQLSGGQQQLVGVARAVIAGPKLLLADEPTGNLHSAQGEEIMELFSRLNRQGTTIVQVTHSEKNASYGHRTIHLRDGWIVDPAPADVASSSG; from the coding sequence GTGATCAGACTCTCGAACGTCGACCGCTTCTTTCAGGCCGGCCCCACCCGCACGTACGTCCTTCGCCGGATCGATCTGGAGATCCGGGAAGGCGAGTTCGTCACCATCATGGGCCCGTCCGGGGCGGGGAAGTCCACCCTGCTCAGCATGCTGGGGATGCTCGACAGCGCCTGGACCGGGGAGTATCACTTTCTGGGCGAGGCGGTGCACCAGCTGCCACCCAAGAAGCGGATCGAGCTCAACAAGCGCTACATCGGCTTCGTGTTCCAGAAGTATCATCTGATCGACGACCTGACCGTCTACGAGAACCTGGAGATCCCGCTCTCCTACCGTGACATCAGGCCAAAGGAGCGCGCGGCGATCGTGGCCGAGTCGCTCGACCGGTTTCAGATGGTGGGCAAGAAGGATCTCTACCCGAGCCAGCTCTCGGGCGGACAGCAGCAGCTGGTCGGAGTGGCGCGGGCCGTCATCGCCGGCCCCAAGCTGCTGCTGGCCGACGAGCCGACGGGCAACCTGCACAGCGCCCAGGGCGAAGAGATCATGGAGCTCTTCAGCCGGCTCAACCGGCAGGGGACCACGATTGTGCAGGTAACTCACTCGGAGAAGAATGCCTCCTACGGGCATCGGACCATCCATCTGCGGGACGGGTGGATCGTGGATCCTGCCCCGGCGGATGTGGCGAGCAGCTCGGGCTGA
- a CDS encoding ABC transporter permease: protein MKRDLRHAWRGLWRTPGFTLAAVLTLGLGIGATTTIFTVVNGVLLRPLPYQDSGRLANIWVDLGQGAQSLPAVAPADFRDYQRRSRSFAGFAAGTGAEEIDLRGNLTGDGAPERVGLSPVTANFFPLLGIAPALGRGFTAEEEALNGPHVVMLSDRLWRRRYGGDRSILGRTIPLDGIGYSVIGVLPRDFRLLLPAEAFEIVDADLWVPLQFDYSVPLPRNLTLFTVIGRLKSGVSFAQAQADMNGIAEQFRQEFPEHKSANTRIRVVPLHEDIVKHARPSLLPLMGAVGLVLLIACGNVAHLLLARGTARSGEFALRAALGASRWAMVRQLLLESGLLALGGGGLGLVVTVLALAVLRALHPASLPRLAEIDIDRAVLGFTVLVSVLTTLLFGLVPALRASGVDPQSQLQSGSRGGLGPERRRIRGMLIVGEVALSVVLLVGAGLLVRSFLALQQVRPGYDASDVLTFQLSMPSSRYAKGKDRRAFLRLLDERLRALPGVREVGAVSQLPLTGSGPLYPFAYNEETAKNFESVTADGRNVSPTYFRAMDTRLLAGRTFSGLDSVGGPPVILIDETLARLAWPGQSAVGKRLQLAPTGSPNAFAEVVGVVEHMRMHDLARDGLPQIYSSVGQATPSTMAFVVETSLDPSSLSRSVRQAVAALDKDLAVDHLAPMESYLGEGRAQARFSLVLMGALGAIALLLAAIGIFGVISYSVTQRSREFGIRLALGEDPGHTRRSVILGGMRLVLFSLALGLAASFLTSRLIAGLLYGVGPADPLTFAGIATLLGLVALLACYLPARRATRIDPASALRSE from the coding sequence GTGAAACGGGACCTGCGGCACGCCTGGCGCGGGCTCTGGCGGACGCCGGGCTTCACCCTCGCGGCCGTGCTCACATTGGGGCTCGGGATCGGGGCCACGACCACCATCTTCACTGTGGTCAATGGCGTGCTGCTGCGACCCCTGCCGTACCAGGATTCGGGACGGCTCGCCAACATCTGGGTCGATCTTGGCCAGGGAGCGCAGTCGCTCCCGGCGGTCGCGCCGGCCGACTTCCGGGACTACCAGCGGCGGAGCCGCAGCTTCGCCGGGTTTGCCGCCGGCACCGGCGCCGAAGAGATCGATCTCCGGGGGAACCTGACCGGCGACGGGGCGCCCGAGCGGGTCGGGCTCTCGCCGGTGACCGCGAACTTCTTCCCGCTCCTCGGCATCGCCCCCGCGCTGGGCCGGGGCTTTACCGCGGAGGAGGAAGCGCTGAACGGCCCGCACGTGGTCATGCTGAGCGACCGCCTCTGGCGGCGCCGCTACGGTGGCGATCGCTCCATCCTCGGCCGGACGATCCCGCTGGATGGAATCGGCTACAGCGTCATCGGCGTGCTGCCCCGCGACTTCCGTCTCCTGCTGCCGGCGGAGGCGTTCGAGATCGTGGATGCCGACCTGTGGGTTCCCCTGCAGTTCGACTACAGCGTGCCGCTGCCGCGCAATCTGACCTTGTTCACCGTGATCGGGCGGCTCAAGTCGGGCGTCTCGTTCGCCCAGGCCCAGGCCGACATGAACGGGATCGCCGAGCAGTTCCGCCAGGAGTTCCCCGAGCACAAGTCCGCCAACACCCGCATCCGGGTGGTGCCGCTGCACGAGGACATCGTGAAGCATGCCCGGCCCTCGCTGCTCCCTCTCATGGGCGCGGTCGGGCTGGTGCTGCTCATCGCGTGCGGCAACGTGGCCCACCTGCTGCTGGCGCGCGGCACGGCGCGGAGCGGCGAGTTCGCCCTCCGGGCCGCGCTGGGGGCGAGCCGCTGGGCGATGGTGCGTCAACTGCTCCTGGAAAGCGGCCTGCTCGCGCTGGGCGGCGGTGGGTTGGGACTGGTCGTCACGGTGCTCGCCCTCGCGGTGCTCCGCGCGCTCCATCCGGCCAGCCTGCCTCGGCTGGCCGAGATCGATATCGACCGGGCGGTGCTCGGCTTCACCGTTCTGGTCTCCGTGCTGACCACGCTGTTGTTCGGCCTGGTGCCGGCGCTCCGGGCGTCCGGGGTCGATCCCCAGAGCCAGCTCCAGAGCGGCAGCCGGGGCGGACTGGGGCCCGAGCGCCGGCGGATCCGAGGCATGCTGATCGTGGGTGAGGTGGCCCTCTCGGTGGTGCTGCTGGTGGGCGCCGGGCTGCTGGTGCGGAGCTTCCTCGCGCTGCAGCAGGTCCGGCCGGGCTACGACGCGAGCGACGTGCTTACCTTCCAGCTCTCTATGCCATCGAGCCGCTACGCCAAAGGCAAGGATCGGCGCGCCTTCCTGCGCCTGCTGGACGAACGCCTGCGCGCCCTGCCCGGCGTACGCGAGGTCGGCGCTGTCTCTCAGCTCCCACTCACCGGAAGCGGCCCGCTCTATCCCTTCGCCTATAACGAGGAGACGGCCAAGAACTTCGAGAGCGTGACCGCCGACGGGCGCAATGTGTCTCCTACGTATTTCCGGGCGATGGACACCCGCCTCCTGGCGGGCCGGACCTTCTCCGGCCTCGACTCCGTAGGCGGGCCCCCGGTGATCCTCATCGACGAGACCCTCGCCCGGCTGGCCTGGCCCGGCCAGAGCGCGGTGGGCAAGCGCCTCCAGCTCGCGCCGACCGGCTCGCCCAATGCCTTCGCCGAGGTGGTGGGAGTGGTCGAGCACATGCGTATGCACGATCTCGCGCGGGACGGGCTGCCCCAGATCTACAGCTCGGTGGGTCAGGCCACACCTAGCACGATGGCCTTCGTGGTGGAAACCTCACTGGATCCCTCGAGTCTGAGCCGGTCGGTGCGGCAGGCCGTGGCCGCACTGGACAAGGATCTGGCCGTGGATCATCTGGCGCCGATGGAGAGCTATCTCGGCGAAGGCCGGGCCCAGGCCCGGTTCAGCCTGGTGCTGATGGGCGCGCTGGGGGCCATTGCCCTCCTGCTCGCGGCCATCGGAATCTTCGGGGTCATCTCCTACTCCGTCACCCAGCGAAGCCGGGAGTTCGGAATCCGCCTGGCCCTGGGAGAGGACCCGGGGCACACCCGCCGGTCGGTCATTCTCGGCGGCATGCGGCTGGTCCTGTTCAGTCTCGCGCTCGGCCTGGCCGCCTCCTTTCTGACCAGCAGGCTCATTGCCGGCCTGCTCTATGGCGTGGGACCGGCGGATCCGCTCACCTTCGCCGGCATCGCGACGCTGCTGGGACTGGTGGCACTCCTGGCCTGCTACCTGCCCGCGCGCCGCGCCACCCGGATCGACCCGGCAAGCGCGCTTCGGAGCGAGTGA
- a CDS encoding sigma-54 dependent transcriptional regulator: MPSSQEPSPTPSAPPQILVADDQPDIREALRLLLKAEGYAIATAASPAAVLAAVQRTDFDAVLLDLNYARDTTTGREGLELVSELQALDATLPTVVMTAWGSVEKAVEAMRRGARDFIEKPWDNPRLLATLRTQVELGRALRRSRRLEGENRLLRRDGAPDLIAASPAMRPVLQLMERVAPSDANVLITGEHGTGKEVVAQWIHASSARAARPLVAVNLGGLSEHLFESEMFGHVKGAFTDARTDRIGRIELAEGGTLLLDEIGTLALRQQAKLLRVIETGEVERVGASRSRRIDVRLLSATNADLGVEVAEGRFREDLLFRLNTIEIHLPALRERPEDIAVLAEHFLQRYASRYRKPLSGFEPEALVTLETHAWPGNVRELDHTLERAVLLAQGNSIRNADLGLRSAGSPARLDELPLEEVERMLIRKALERHGGNVSQAAKVLGLSRSALYRRLQHHGL, from the coding sequence GTGCCCTCCAGCCAGGAACCGTCGCCGACCCCGTCCGCGCCCCCGCAGATCCTCGTTGCGGACGATCAGCCCGATATCCGGGAGGCTCTCCGGCTCCTGCTCAAGGCGGAGGGCTACGCCATCGCCACCGCGGCGTCGCCGGCCGCGGTGCTCGCCGCCGTCCAGCGCACCGATTTCGACGCCGTCCTGCTCGATCTCAATTACGCCCGCGACACCACCACTGGCCGTGAGGGCCTGGAGCTCGTCTCCGAGCTGCAGGCCCTCGACGCCACCCTGCCGACGGTGGTCATGACCGCCTGGGGGAGCGTGGAGAAGGCGGTAGAAGCGATGCGCCGAGGCGCCCGCGACTTCATCGAGAAGCCATGGGACAACCCCCGCCTGCTCGCCACGCTGCGCACTCAGGTCGAGCTCGGCCGGGCCCTTCGCCGGAGCCGGCGCCTCGAAGGGGAGAACCGCCTGCTCCGTCGAGATGGAGCGCCGGACCTCATCGCCGCCTCCCCCGCAATGCGTCCGGTGCTCCAGCTCATGGAGCGGGTGGCGCCGTCCGATGCCAACGTGCTGATCACCGGCGAGCACGGCACCGGGAAGGAGGTCGTCGCTCAGTGGATCCACGCCTCCTCCGCTCGCGCGGCCCGGCCACTGGTGGCGGTCAATCTTGGCGGGCTCTCCGAGCACCTGTTCGAGAGCGAGATGTTCGGGCACGTGAAGGGAGCGTTCACCGACGCCCGGACCGACCGCATCGGCCGCATCGAGCTGGCGGAAGGCGGCACGCTGCTGCTGGACGAGATCGGCACCCTGGCGCTGCGGCAGCAGGCCAAGCTGCTCCGGGTGATCGAGACCGGCGAGGTCGAGCGGGTCGGCGCGTCGCGATCCCGCCGGATCGACGTGCGCCTGCTCTCCGCCACCAACGCCGACTTGGGGGTAGAGGTGGCGGAGGGGCGCTTCCGGGAGGACCTCCTCTTCCGGCTCAACACCATCGAGATCCACCTCCCGGCGTTACGCGAGCGGCCGGAGGACATCGCGGTGCTGGCGGAGCACTTCCTCCAGCGCTACGCCAGCCGCTACCGCAAGCCGCTTTCCGGGTTCGAGCCCGAGGCCCTGGTCACCCTGGAGACCCACGCCTGGCCCGGGAACGTGCGCGAGCTGGATCACACCCTCGAGCGTGCCGTGCTGCTGGCCCAGGGCAACTCGATCCGCAACGCGGATCTGGGGCTCAGGAGTGCCGGGTCGCCGGCCCGGCTGGACGAGCTGCCGCTGGAGGAGGTCGAGCGGATGCTCATCCGGAAGGCGCTCGAGCGCCACGGCGGCAATGTGAGTCAGGCCGCCAAGGTGCTCGGCCTGAGCCGGAGCGCCCTGTACCGCCGTCTCCAGCACCATGGGCTCTGA
- a CDS encoding ABC transporter permease, whose product MDTLWQDLRYALRSLAKAPGFTLVTLLTLALGIGANTAIFSVVDAVLLRALPYRNPGELVVVRETYGEGEEGSVSGPNFLDWKSRNHSFAGVTAWRGTNPALVGAGEPEELSGAVVDADYFKVLGVTPILGRGFAPGEDRGQGSVVVLDETLWRSRFGADPGIVGRTISLSGQPYSVIGVVPPSRAYPGSIQVWLPLGYGQGRSAMRDSHSYDVVARLKPGVTPAQAQKDLAALARRLEKEFPESNTGRGVHVVPLNEASVGAVRTALLLLTGAVALVLLIACANVANLFLARAGTRQRELAVRLALGASRWRLTRQVLVEAVTLSLAGGLLGLLLASWAIDLLLALQPRGIPRLKEVGIDGPVLGFTLLVSLGVGVAFGLFPALSMSKQDPAESFRGEGRGTSTGRHRTRFRSALVVAQVSLALVLLVGASLLIVSVRQLGDVVLGFQPRGAMTFQLNIPAAKYADANAQRTYIDRLAERLRAIPGVRETGAVFFLPLGNGFTSGDISVEGRPAAAPGREQYAGYRIVAGNFLNALGVTLRRGRLLTPEDRAGAPLVTVVNEALARKLFPGQDPIGQRLTFGTPDSAEWRQIVGVIADVRQNGLTTNPGPELYVPVWQLTPDFWIIFSTIPISFVVRSDVAAETLGPAIKTAVRDVNPDQPISQLREAGELLQDATARQRFNMSLLTLFGLLAMILAAVGVYGVMAYGVSQRTRELGIRLALGARSSSVQALVLRDGLVMTLSGLGLGVLGALGLSRLLTTLLYGVSPSDPRVLGAAVLVLAVVSTIACLVPAIRATRVNPIDALRAE is encoded by the coding sequence ATGGACACTCTGTGGCAGGACCTGCGCTACGCGCTGCGCTCGCTGGCCAAGGCACCGGGATTCACCCTGGTGACGCTCCTCACGCTGGCCCTCGGCATCGGCGCCAACACCGCCATCTTCAGCGTGGTCGACGCGGTGCTGCTGCGGGCGCTGCCGTACCGCAATCCGGGCGAGCTGGTGGTGGTGCGGGAAACCTACGGCGAGGGCGAGGAAGGCAGTGTGAGCGGGCCCAACTTCCTCGACTGGAAGTCGCGCAACCATTCCTTCGCGGGGGTCACCGCCTGGCGGGGAACCAATCCCGCACTGGTCGGCGCGGGAGAGCCGGAGGAGCTCAGCGGAGCGGTGGTCGATGCCGACTACTTCAAGGTGCTCGGGGTGACCCCGATCCTCGGCCGCGGATTCGCGCCTGGTGAGGATCGCGGCCAGGGGTCGGTGGTGGTGCTGGACGAGACGCTGTGGCGGAGCCGGTTCGGCGCCGACCCCGGCATCGTCGGACGGACCATCTCGCTCAGCGGACAACCGTACAGCGTGATCGGAGTGGTGCCCCCGAGTAGGGCCTACCCGGGCTCGATTCAGGTGTGGCTCCCGCTGGGCTACGGCCAGGGGCGCTCCGCCATGCGCGACAGCCATTCGTACGATGTGGTGGCGCGACTCAAGCCTGGGGTGACGCCCGCCCAGGCGCAGAAGGATCTCGCGGCGCTGGCCCGTCGGCTGGAGAAGGAGTTTCCGGAGAGCAACACCGGACGGGGCGTGCACGTCGTTCCGCTGAACGAGGCATCGGTGGGCGCCGTGCGCACGGCGCTCCTCCTGCTCACGGGAGCGGTGGCGCTGGTGCTGCTCATTGCCTGCGCTAACGTGGCCAATCTGTTCCTCGCGCGGGCCGGCACTCGGCAGCGGGAGCTCGCCGTCCGGCTGGCTCTCGGTGCCAGCCGCTGGCGGCTCACCCGCCAGGTCCTGGTCGAGGCGGTGACGCTCTCGCTCGCGGGCGGACTCCTCGGTCTACTCCTGGCCTCCTGGGCAATCGACCTGTTGCTCGCGCTCCAGCCGCGGGGGATTCCGCGCCTCAAGGAGGTCGGGATCGACGGGCCGGTCCTCGGGTTCACCCTGCTGGTGTCGCTCGGCGTAGGGGTCGCGTTCGGACTGTTTCCGGCGTTGTCGATGTCGAAGCAGGACCCCGCCGAGTCGTTCCGAGGCGAGGGCCGGGGCACCAGCACCGGACGCCACCGGACTCGGTTTCGCTCTGCACTCGTCGTGGCGCAGGTCTCACTCGCGCTGGTGCTCCTGGTGGGCGCCTCGCTGCTCATCGTAAGCGTCCGCCAGCTGGGCGACGTCGTCCTTGGCTTCCAGCCGAGGGGCGCCATGACCTTCCAACTCAACATTCCGGCCGCGAAGTACGCGGACGCGAACGCGCAGCGGACGTACATCGACCGGCTCGCCGAGCGGCTGCGTGCGATCCCCGGGGTGCGCGAGACCGGTGCCGTGTTCTTCCTTCCTCTGGGCAACGGATTTACCAGCGGGGACATCTCGGTCGAGGGCCGGCCCGCGGCCGCTCCTGGCCGGGAGCAGTACGCGGGCTATCGCATCGTGGCGGGCAATTTCCTGAACGCGCTCGGGGTCACCCTTCGCCGGGGACGGCTCTTGACGCCGGAGGACCGGGCCGGCGCCCCCCTGGTGACCGTGGTGAACGAAGCGCTCGCCCGGAAGCTCTTCCCCGGGCAAGATCCGATCGGCCAACGGCTCACGTTCGGCACGCCCGACTCGGCGGAGTGGCGTCAGATCGTGGGTGTGATCGCGGACGTGCGCCAGAACGGGCTCACCACGAACCCGGGGCCGGAGCTCTACGTTCCGGTGTGGCAGTTGACCCCGGACTTCTGGATCATTTTCAGCACCATCCCCATCTCCTTCGTGGTCCGAAGCGACGTCGCGGCCGAGACCCTGGGACCTGCCATCAAGACCGCCGTCCGTGATGTGAATCCGGACCAGCCCATCTCCCAGCTCCGGGAGGCGGGCGAGCTGCTGCAGGACGCCACGGCGCGACAACGGTTCAACATGTCGTTGCTCACCCTGTTCGGCCTGCTGGCGATGATTCTGGCCGCGGTCGGCGTGTACGGGGTGATGGCCTACGGCGTGAGCCAGCGGACCCGCGAGCTCGGGATCCGCCTGGCGCTCGGTGCCCGATCGTCGTCGGTCCAGGCGCTGGTCCTTCGCGACGGGCTGGTGATGACGCTGAGCGGGCTGGGGCTGGGCGTGCTGGGCGCCCTCGGGCTCAGTCGGTTGCTGACCACTCTCCTCTACGGAGTGAGCCCCAGCGATCCCCGGGTCCTCGGTGCTGCGGTGCTGGTCCTCGCGGTGGTGTCCACCATCGCGTGCCTGGTTCCTGCCATCCGGGCGACCCGGGTGAACCCGATCGACGCGCTGCGGGCCGAATGA
- a CDS encoding ATP-binding protein, producing the protein MGSDRERRPPSHERRVFHLGLLAGLPAVAAASWMLWTGDHPLRVRLTITLLVVGAWLIGAALLRERVIRPLQTISNLLAALREGDYSIRARGASTDDGLGLALFEVNALSETLRSQRLRALEATTLLRRVIEEIDVAVFAFDGTRRLRLVNRGGERLLGQPAERVMGRLADSLGLAGCLEGESPRTLEAAFPGGAGRWEVRSSSFRQDGLPHQLLVLSDLSRVLRAEERSAWQRIVRVLGHEINNSLAPIKSIAGSLGSLTRRQERPADWEEDLRSGLQVIESRSESLGRFMGAYARLARLPRPTVGPVTVADWVHRVAALETRLEVRVLDGPALIVTADGDQLDQLLINLVHNAVDAALETGGSVQVTWTSRAGVVEVVVDDEGPGLPDPGNLFVPFFTTKANGSGIGLVLSRQIAEAHGGALVLEPRQDTRGARAHLRLPLGPLMVNGEG; encoded by the coding sequence ATGGGCTCTGACCGGGAGCGGCGCCCTCCAAGCCACGAGCGACGGGTCTTCCACCTCGGGCTGCTCGCCGGGCTCCCGGCCGTCGCGGCCGCGAGCTGGATGCTCTGGACCGGCGATCACCCGCTCCGGGTCCGCCTCACCATCACCCTCCTGGTGGTCGGCGCCTGGCTCATCGGCGCCGCCCTCTTGCGGGAGCGGGTCATCCGCCCGCTGCAGACCATCTCCAATCTGCTGGCCGCCCTGCGCGAGGGTGATTATTCCATCCGCGCTCGAGGCGCCAGCACCGACGACGGACTGGGCCTCGCACTGTTCGAGGTCAACGCGCTGAGCGAGACGCTCCGGTCGCAGCGCCTGCGCGCCCTCGAGGCTACCACGCTGTTGCGCCGGGTGATCGAGGAGATCGACGTCGCGGTGTTCGCTTTCGATGGCACCCGCCGGCTGCGCCTGGTCAACCGCGGCGGCGAGCGACTCCTGGGCCAGCCCGCCGAACGAGTGATGGGCCGCTTGGCAGATTCGCTCGGATTGGCCGGCTGCCTGGAGGGCGAGTCGCCCCGGACCCTGGAGGCGGCATTTCCCGGCGGCGCGGGGCGCTGGGAGGTGCGGAGCAGTAGTTTTCGCCAGGACGGGCTGCCCCATCAGCTGCTGGTGCTGTCCGACTTGAGCCGGGTGCTGCGGGCGGAGGAGCGCTCCGCGTGGCAGCGGATCGTGCGGGTGCTGGGTCACGAGATCAACAACTCGCTCGCGCCGATCAAATCGATCGCCGGCAGCCTCGGCAGCCTCACCCGGCGACAGGAACGCCCGGCGGATTGGGAGGAGGACCTGCGGTCGGGGCTCCAGGTCATCGAGAGCCGCTCGGAGTCCCTGGGCCGGTTCATGGGCGCCTACGCCCGGCTGGCCCGGCTGCCCCGCCCGACTGTCGGACCGGTCACCGTGGCGGATTGGGTGCATCGGGTGGCGGCGCTGGAGACCCGCCTCGAGGTGCGGGTGCTGGACGGTCCCGCCCTCATCGTCACGGCCGATGGAGACCAGCTCGATCAACTGCTCATCAACCTGGTGCACAACGCGGTCGATGCCGCGCTGGAGACGGGCGGCAGCGTGCAGGTGACCTGGACCAGCCGGGCGGGTGTGGTCGAGGTGGTGGTCGACGACGAAGGACCCGGGCTGCCGGATCCGGGCAACCTCTTCGTCCCGTTCTTCACGACCAAAGCCAATGGCTCCGGCATCGGCCTGGTGCTGAGTCGTCAGATCGCGGAAGCCCACGGCGGCGCGCTGGTGCTGGAGCCGCGGCAGGACACCCGGGGGGCGCGGGCCCACCTGCGCCTGCCCCTCGGCCCACTCATGGTCAACGGGGAGGGGTGA
- a CDS encoding DUF3052 domain-containing protein: MTAGYSRRSLSEKLGIAPGTKVVALGAPPDYGALIAPLPEGSTVQTRLRPGARFIHQFARSRAELETAFPRLAAALADDGTLWISWPKKASGVETDLTENVLRELGLPLGLVDVKVCAVDEVWSGLKFVRRKENRR; encoded by the coding sequence ATGACGGCAGGGTATTCCAGGCGGTCCCTTTCGGAGAAGCTCGGGATCGCGCCGGGAACGAAGGTGGTGGCGCTCGGTGCACCGCCGGATTACGGGGCGCTCATCGCCCCGCTGCCCGAGGGCAGCACCGTCCAGACCCGCCTCAGGCCCGGCGCCCGCTTCATCCACCAGTTCGCCCGCAGCCGCGCCGAGCTGGAGACGGCGTTTCCCCGGCTGGCCGCGGCGTTGGCCGACGACGGCACCCTCTGGATCTCCTGGCCCAAGAAGGCCTCCGGCGTCGAGACCGACCTGACCGAGAACGTCCTCCGCGAGCTCGGCCTCCCCCTCGGCCTGGTGGACGTCAAGGTCTGCGCGGTGGATGAGGTCTGGTCCGGCCTCAAGTTCGTTCGCCGAAAGGAGAACCGGAGGTAG